TGTAGATGGCGTTGCACATATTCACGCATCTTTCAATAATACAATCGTTACCATTACTGATCGTCAAGGTAATGCCCTAGCTTGGGCAACTGCCGGTGGCTCAGGGTTCCGAGGTTCTCGTAAATCAACTCCATTTGCTGCACAAGTTGCTGCAGAGCGTTGTGCTGAAATCGTTAAAGAATTTGGATTAAAGAACTTGGAAGTTATGGTTAAGGGACCGGGTCCAGGTCGTGAATCAACAATTCGTGCATTAAATGCTGCGGGTTTTCGTATTACGAATATTACTGACGTGACTCCGATTCCTCATAACGGTTGTCGTCCACCGAAAAAACGCCGTGTTTAAATGGTGTAATAGGATAGTTGGAGAAAGAAAATGGCAAGATATTTGGGACCTAAGCTCAAGCTCAGCCGTCGTGAAGGTACTGATTTATTCCTTAAATCAGGCGTGCGTGCGATTGATTCAAAATGTAAAATTGATACAGTGCCTGGTCAACACGGTGCTCGTAAACCGCGTTTGTCTGATTATGGTAGTCAATTACGTGAAAAACAAAAAGTTCGTCGTATCTATGGTATTTTAGAACGTCAATTCCGTAACTACTATAAAGAAGCAAATCGTTTAAAAGGTAATACTGGTGAAAACTTATTAGTGTTATTAGAAGGCAGATTAGATAATGTTGTTTATCGCATGGGGTTCGCTTCGACTCGTGCGGAGGCTCGTCAATTAGTGAGCCACAAAGCAATTGTTGTTAATGGTCGTGTTGTAAACATCCCATCTTTCCAGGTGTCGATTAATGATGTTATAGCAGTTCGCGAAAAGTCTAAAAAGCAAGCACGTATTAAAGCATCATTAGAGCTAGCAGAACAAAGAGAAAAACCAACTTGGTTAGAAGTTGATACTGCTAAAATGGAAGGTGTATTTAAACGCATTCCTGAACGTTTTGATTTATCAGCAGATATTAACGAACATCTGATCGTTGAGCTTTACTCTAAATAATAGTTAAGCTTAAAAGCATAGAGAGGATAAAATGCAGGGTTCTGTTACAGAATTTTTAAAACCACGTTTAGTAGATGTCGAACAAGTTGGTTCAAGTCATACTAAAGTGATCCTTGAACCGTTAGAGCGTGGTTTTGGTCATACTCTAGGTAATGCATTACGCCGTATCCTTCTATCTTCAATGCCAGGTTGTGCTGTAACTGAAGTGGAAATTGAAGGTGTATTGCACGAGTATAGTAGTAAGGAAGGTATTCAGGAAGATATTCTTGAAGTGCTTTTGAACCTTAAAGGTCTAGCGGTTAAAGTACAGAATAAAGATGATGTTATTCTGACACTAAATAAATCTGGAATTGGCCCTGTTGTCGCAGCGGACATCACTCATGATGGTGATGTTGAAATTGTAAATCCGGATCATGTGATTTGTCACTTAACTGATGAAAGCGCATCTGTTAGTATGCGTATTCGTGTTCAACGTGGCAGAGGATATGTTCCGGCTTCGGCCCGTGCTCAAGCGGATGATCGTCCAATTGGTCGCTTGCTTGTTGACGCTTGTTACAGCCCCGTTGAGCGCATTTCTTATAATGTTGAGGCGGCTCGTGTCGAACAGCGCACAGACTTAGATAAATTAGTTATTGAACTGGAAACTAATGGGACGTTAGGGCCTGAAGAAGCAATCCGTCGTGCTGCGACAATTTTAGCAGAGCAACTTGATGCATTTGTTGATTTGCGTGATGTTCGTCAACCTGAAGTCAAGGAAGAAAAACCGGAATTTGATCCGATTTTGTTGCGTCCTGTTGATGATTTAGAGTTGACAGTTCGTTCTGCTAACTGTTTGAAAGCAGAAACAATTCACTATATCGGTGACTTAGTACAACGTACAGAAGTTGAGTTATTAAAAACACCTAATCTTGGTAAGAAGTCTCTTACTGAAATTAAAGATGTTCTTGCTTCACGTGGCTTGTCACTTGGTATGCGCCTTGAAAATTGGCCACCGGCAAGTATTGCTGAAGACTAGTCTGGTCATAGGTTAAGATTTTTCTGAGAAGGATAAGATCATGCGCCATCGTAAGAGTGGTCGTCAACTAAACCGTAATAGTAGTCATCGCCAAGCGATGTTTCGTAATTTAGTTAGTGCTTTAGTTAGTCATGAAATCATTAAGACTACTTTACCTAAAGCTAAAGAATTACGTCGTGTAGTTGAACCGTTAATTACATTAGCAAAAGAAGATAGCGTTGCAAACCGTCGTTTAGCATTCGCTCGTACTCGTAACATTGAAACTGTTGCGAAACTATTCAATGAATTAGGTCCACGTTTCGTTCAACGTGCAGGTGGTTACACCCGTATCTTGAAGTGTGGTTTCCGTGCAGGTGACAATGCTCCAATGGCTTACATTGAGCTTGTTGATCGCCCAGAGGTCGCTGAGACATCTGAAGAATAATAATTGATAATAAAAAAAGAGCGGTTATTTTTAACCGCTCTTTTTTTATAACCGTTTTAAATATTCAATTCCCAGTTGCTGCATTTGCCGTATTATCCATTGTTGCTTTTTGCGAACCAGGGCGCTAGGCTTATTAACATGGTAAAT
Above is a genomic segment from Aggregatibacter sp. HMT-949 containing:
- the rpsK gene encoding 30S ribosomal protein S11; this encodes MAKTPLRTRKRVKKQVVDGVAHIHASFNNTIVTITDRQGNALAWATAGGSGFRGSRKSTPFAAQVAAERCAEIVKEFGLKNLEVMVKGPGPGRESTIRALNAAGFRITNITDVTPIPHNGCRPPKKRRV
- the rpsD gene encoding 30S ribosomal protein S4; the protein is MARYLGPKLKLSRREGTDLFLKSGVRAIDSKCKIDTVPGQHGARKPRLSDYGSQLREKQKVRRIYGILERQFRNYYKEANRLKGNTGENLLVLLEGRLDNVVYRMGFASTRAEARQLVSHKAIVVNGRVVNIPSFQVSINDVIAVREKSKKQARIKASLELAEQREKPTWLEVDTAKMEGVFKRIPERFDLSADINEHLIVELYSK
- a CDS encoding DNA-directed RNA polymerase subunit alpha, with the translated sequence MQGSVTEFLKPRLVDVEQVGSSHTKVILEPLERGFGHTLGNALRRILLSSMPGCAVTEVEIEGVLHEYSSKEGIQEDILEVLLNLKGLAVKVQNKDDVILTLNKSGIGPVVAADITHDGDVEIVNPDHVICHLTDESASVSMRIRVQRGRGYVPASARAQADDRPIGRLLVDACYSPVERISYNVEAARVEQRTDLDKLVIELETNGTLGPEEAIRRAATILAEQLDAFVDLRDVRQPEVKEEKPEFDPILLRPVDDLELTVRSANCLKAETIHYIGDLVQRTEVELLKTPNLGKKSLTEIKDVLASRGLSLGMRLENWPPASIAED
- the rplQ gene encoding 50S ribosomal protein L17, whose product is MRHRKSGRQLNRNSSHRQAMFRNLVSALVSHEIIKTTLPKAKELRRVVEPLITLAKEDSVANRRLAFARTRNIETVAKLFNELGPRFVQRAGGYTRILKCGFRAGDNAPMAYIELVDRPEVAETSEE